From the genome of Thermococcus chitonophagus, one region includes:
- a CDS encoding proteasome-activating nucleotidase, with product MSGDEVQFQGNYDDYITYLKRRIRQLELQVRMLEADKERLERELSRLRSEMSRLRQPPAFAGTVIEVLDDDRAIVQNYNGPRFVVRIAPWIDRSKLRPGARVALDQRTMAVVEVLPTSKDPAVLGFEVIERPNVTYNDIGGLKKQLQELREAIELPLKHPELFEEVGIDPPKGVLLYGPPGCGKTLMAKALAHEVNATFIRVVGSELVRKYIGEGARLVHELFELAKEKAPTIIFIDEIDAIGAKRMDETTGGEREVNRTLMQLLAEMDGFDPRGNVKVIAATNRPDILDPALLRPGRFDRLIEVPLPDFEGRLEILKVHTRKMKMRGVDLRIIAEMTEGASGADLKAIATEAGMFAIRDRRTYVTQEDFLKAIDKVLGNERKLIQQILSHEVIYG from the coding sequence ATGAGTGGAGATGAGGTTCAATTTCAAGGAAATTACGATGATTACATAACGTACCTCAAAAGAAGGATAAGACAGCTTGAACTTCAAGTGAGAATGCTTGAAGCTGATAAGGAGAGACTTGAGAGAGAGCTTTCTAGGTTAAGGAGTGAGATGTCGAGGCTAAGACAACCGCCAGCATTTGCGGGTACTGTAATTGAAGTGTTAGATGACGACAGGGCAATAGTACAGAACTATAATGGGCCCAGGTTCGTCGTGAGAATTGCACCATGGATTGATAGGAGCAAACTAAGGCCAGGAGCAAGAGTTGCTTTAGATCAGAGAACAATGGCAGTAGTTGAGGTGCTACCAACATCAAAAGATCCAGCAGTTTTAGGGTTTGAAGTTATAGAGAGACCGAATGTAACGTATAATGATATTGGAGGCCTAAAGAAGCAACTACAAGAACTGAGAGAAGCCATTGAGCTGCCACTCAAGCATCCAGAGTTATTCGAAGAAGTTGGCATAGATCCACCAAAAGGTGTCCTCCTGTACGGGCCTCCAGGATGCGGTAAAACTTTAATGGCCAAAGCCCTAGCGCATGAGGTTAATGCGACCTTCATCAGGGTCGTTGGAAGTGAGCTCGTGAGGAAGTACATCGGTGAAGGAGCGAGGCTCGTCCATGAGCTCTTCGAGCTGGCAAAGGAGAAAGCTCCAACAATTATATTCATTGACGAGATTGATGCCATTGGAGCAAAGAGGATGGATGAAACAACCGGTGGCGAGAGAGAAGTCAACAGAACTCTGATGCAGTTATTAGCTGAGATGGATGGATTCGATCCGAGGGGCAACGTGAAGGTTATAGCAGCAACAAACAGACCAGACATACTTGACCCAGCACTGCTCAGACCAGGAAGATTTGATAGGCTAATTGAGGTGCCTCTACCAGACTTCGAGGGCAGACTTGAGATTTTAAAGGTCCACACGAGAAAAATGAAAATGAGAGGAGTAGACCTAAGGATAATAGCAGAGATGACTGAAGGGGCGAGTGGAGCTGATCTAAAGGCAATCGCAACTGAGGCAGGAATGTTTGCAATTAGAGATAGAAGGACGTACGTAACCCAGGAGGACTTCCTAAAGGCAATAGACAAAGTCCTAGGAAACGAGAGGAAGCTAATCCAGCAGATATTGTCGCATGAGGTCATCTATGGTTGA
- a CDS encoding MFS transporter, with translation MSYRFHKDAYLLVIYYFIAWLGGTMAWFVQPFYFQSLGYSYEDLGVIFSVIFVTQAFALIFTGPFTAKFGYRRSIFLAVLFFMITRAIHVLFPIYPLLIFASVSFGIGMALEYPALMSLLSESVEEERRNYIFSLNWGLATVGGGLGTLFGGYLSSLLGYRITLAIASLFVPLQGMIMVLVTPVRERVEEDIHLECLILVKIAKLSIPIAVIGVAGGITMNYMGPWFRDYFGINVEKIGWIFTFFMIFTGLGTLLSPYLAEKFSNYWIILTFTLLSGFSTFLLPLDGLFLAIALHTLRMLLINMETPIWDSLYVSYFAENNRSTALALKSFAWTVSYGVSQYIGGWLFNKSLTWPFYVSGVIYMLSALLFVEIYKKRNQP, from the coding sequence ATGTCATACAGGTTTCATAAAGATGCGTATCTCCTGGTTATCTATTATTTCATAGCTTGGTTAGGTGGCACTATGGCATGGTTCGTTCAGCCCTTCTATTTCCAGTCCCTTGGGTATAGTTATGAGGATCTTGGAGTTATATTTTCGGTAATATTCGTGACCCAAGCCTTTGCCTTAATCTTTACCGGTCCTTTTACCGCGAAGTTTGGGTACAGGAGGAGTATATTCCTAGCAGTGCTGTTCTTTATGATAACGAGGGCAATTCACGTTCTCTTCCCTATATATCCTCTCCTTATCTTTGCCTCGGTAAGCTTCGGTATTGGAATGGCCCTTGAGTATCCAGCTTTAATGAGTCTCCTCTCCGAGAGCGTTGAGGAGGAGAGAAGGAACTACATATTCTCACTTAACTGGGGACTGGCAACAGTTGGTGGTGGCCTTGGGACGCTTTTTGGTGGGTATTTGTCCTCTCTTTTGGGGTATAGGATTACCCTCGCTATAGCTTCACTCTTCGTCCCGCTTCAGGGTATGATAATGGTTCTAGTTACTCCGGTTAGGGAGAGAGTTGAAGAGGATATTCACTTAGAGTGTTTGATTTTAGTAAAGATAGCAAAGCTTTCCATCCCCATAGCCGTCATTGGGGTTGCAGGTGGGATAACGATGAACTATATGGGACCGTGGTTTAGGGATTACTTCGGCATAAACGTTGAGAAAATTGGGTGGATATTCACATTTTTCATGATATTTACGGGCCTTGGAACGTTGCTCTCCCCATACCTAGCTGAAAAATTCTCCAACTACTGGATAATCCTTACATTCACGCTCTTAAGTGGCTTTTCAACATTCCTGCTTCCCCTCGATGGTCTGTTTTTGGCCATAGCTCTGCATACTCTTAGAATGCTCCTAATAAATATGGAAACCCCTATATGGGATTCCCTATATGTTAGCTACTTTGCAGAAAATAATAGATCAACAGCACTTGCCTTGAAGAGCTTTGCGTGGACAGTCTCCTATGGAGTGAGCCAGTACATTGGAGGCTGGCTCTTTAACAAGTCCTTGACATGGCCTTTTTATGTGAGTGGAGTTATCTACATGCTATCGGCTTTACTCTTCGTGGAAATATACAAGAAGAGGAATCAACCATAG
- a CDS encoding carbohydrate ABC transporter permease — translation MKDVETRPRKYEGILILAIFLATLPLLIGFSLLIISSFSKDMVTNFNFKSFHPTLENWINVFRGKLAITGGVRVNMIRIVLNTLIVALGVSGLVTLVSVMSGYALSRMDFKGRKWMIVSLMLLHAFPGVALIVGVYLLYRISFPQGQDWVRLYSFIYVIFARAALEVPMSVWLMKGFFDTIPWEFEWSGIIDGASRITVWRKIMLPLIKPGILAVALFSFLAGWQDIIYVRTFLIDQTLATFIEANIEAEYTHMPLIAAAGTLYLLPTIIFFLTAQQILLRGYSGGIKG, via the coding sequence ATGAAAGACGTCGAAACAAGGCCCAGGAAGTACGAAGGGATTTTGATACTGGCAATATTCCTAGCAACACTTCCTCTCCTCATAGGGTTTTCCCTGCTGATAATCTCAAGCTTCAGTAAGGATATGGTTACTAACTTTAACTTTAAGAGCTTCCATCCAACTCTCGAGAACTGGATCAACGTGTTCAGGGGAAAGCTGGCAATAACAGGCGGCGTTAGGGTTAACATGATTAGAATTGTTCTAAATACTTTAATCGTAGCCCTGGGAGTCTCGGGATTGGTAACCCTTGTTAGCGTAATGTCAGGCTACGCTCTCTCGAGGATGGACTTTAAGGGAAGGAAGTGGATGATAGTCTCGCTTATGCTACTTCACGCATTTCCTGGGGTGGCGTTAATCGTTGGAGTTTACCTACTGTACAGAATCTCGTTCCCTCAGGGACAAGACTGGGTTAGACTCTATTCCTTCATCTACGTAATATTTGCAAGAGCTGCATTAGAGGTTCCTATGTCTGTCTGGCTGATGAAGGGGTTCTTCGATACAATTCCTTGGGAGTTTGAATGGAGCGGTATCATCGATGGAGCATCGAGGATAACGGTTTGGAGAAAGATCATGCTGCCCCTAATAAAACCCGGAATACTTGCGGTTGCACTATTTTCATTCCTAGCCGGGTGGCAGGACATTATCTATGTGAGAACTTTCCTTATTGATCAAACACTTGCAACTTTCATTGAAGCGAACATAGAAGCAGAGTATACTCACATGCCATTAATTGCGGCAGCTGGAACCCTCTACCTGCTTCCAACGATAATATTTTTCCTTACAGCTCAGCAAATCCTCCTGAGAGGGTACTCGGGAGGAATTAAGGGGTGA
- a CDS encoding ABC transporter ATP-binding protein, with translation MVSVRLENIVKKFGNFTALDNVNLEIKDREFMALLGPSGSGKSTLLYTIAGIYKPTSGKVYFDDRDVTELPPKDRNVGLVFQNWALYPHMTVYKNIAFPLELRKVPREEIDKKVREVARMLHIDKLLDRYPWQLSGGQQQRVAIARALVKEPDVLLLDEPLSNLDALLRLEVRAELKRLQKELGITAVYVTHDQAEALAMADRIAVIKEGRILQVGTPDEVYYKPKYKFVGGFLGNPPMNFLEAKVEDGKLVITEESSIPIPRQYRGIIEKTGVKEVYIGFRPHDAEVEKGISQGIVGEVYSFEPLGREQIVTISINNSIVKVFAPEGEHFNFGEKVTIKVKEDLLVLFDKKTEKALEFLAE, from the coding sequence ATGGTTAGCGTGAGATTAGAGAATATAGTTAAGAAGTTTGGGAATTTTACGGCTCTAGATAACGTTAATCTTGAGATAAAAGACAGAGAGTTTATGGCGCTCCTGGGGCCGTCGGGAAGTGGAAAATCAACACTCTTATACACCATAGCGGGGATATACAAGCCAACTTCTGGGAAGGTGTACTTTGATGATAGGGATGTTACCGAGCTACCACCCAAAGACAGAAATGTGGGCCTTGTCTTCCAGAACTGGGCCCTCTACCCACACATGACAGTGTACAAAAACATAGCATTCCCCCTAGAGCTTAGAAAGGTCCCCAGGGAAGAAATTGACAAGAAAGTTAGGGAAGTAGCCAGGATGCTCCACATTGACAAGCTCCTTGACAGGTATCCGTGGCAACTCAGCGGGGGACAGCAACAGAGGGTTGCGATAGCAAGGGCTCTAGTAAAAGAACCAGATGTCCTCCTCTTGGATGAACCCCTAAGCAACTTGGACGCCCTTCTAAGGCTCGAAGTTAGGGCAGAATTGAAAAGATTGCAGAAGGAGCTGGGAATTACAGCCGTTTACGTTACCCACGATCAGGCTGAAGCACTAGCTATGGCCGATAGAATTGCCGTAATTAAAGAGGGGAGGATACTCCAAGTTGGAACGCCAGATGAGGTCTATTACAAGCCCAAGTACAAGTTCGTGGGAGGATTCCTGGGCAATCCACCTATGAACTTCCTAGAGGCAAAGGTCGAAGACGGAAAGTTAGTCATAACAGAGGAGAGTTCTATTCCAATTCCAAGACAGTACAGAGGAATAATAGAGAAAACCGGCGTAAAGGAGGTTTATATAGGATTCAGACCTCATGACGCCGAAGTTGAAAAGGGGATATCACAGGGAATAGTCGGAGAAGTTTACTCATTTGAGCCCCTCGGAAGGGAGCAAATAGTAACGATATCAATTAACAACTCAATAGTCAAGGTATTCGCGCCAGAAGGAGAGCACTTCAACTTCGGAGAAAAGGTAACCATTAAAGTCAAGGAAGACCTTCTCGTTCTTTTTGATAAGAAAACCGAAAAGGCCTTAGAGTTTTTGGCCGAATAA